The window TGGTGAATGCGATTAGTCACCAAGATTTTAGTCAGCGCTTTCCTGCAGGCAAAAAACAAGATGAGCTAAATTCACTGGGCCAAACGTTAAATCAAATGTCGGATGAGCTTGCACAAAGTTACCATCAATTAGAATCCCGAGTTATCGAAAAAACGGCTGACCTGCAAAATAAAAATAAAGTATTACTCTATTTATACCAATCTAATCGCACCTTACATGCCATTGGGCCATTATCAGTCAGGTTAGAAAAAGTATTATCTGAGCTTAAAAGCTTAATACCGCTACAGAATATCAGCTTGAGACTATACGAAGAAAATAATGATACCTACTTTCATGAAATTCATTGCCCAGAAAACGAAGAGCACTCTCTCAAGTCACCCAAGGTAACTGAACAACTTAAAGTAATATCATGGGAGATTTCCGATAACTTACAGCGTTATGGCATGATTTTGGCTGAAATAGATATAAATCAGCCATTATCTGAAGAGCAAAATAATTTAGTGCTGATGCTAGTTAAACAAATTGCTGGAATGCTAGCGATGGAGCACCAATTAGAACAACAACAGCAGTTACTGATTATGGATGAACGCTCGGCGATTGCGAGAGAATTGCATGATTCAATCGCACAATCATTATCTTGTCTCAAAATGCAAATTAGTTATCTGCAAATGCAACCTAAAACATTGCCAACTAAGCACCAAGAACTATTAAACGAAATGCGTAATGAAATAAATTCCGCTTATAGCCAATTACGTGAACTTTTAACAACCTTCAGGCTAAAATTAACTGAACCCGGCTTATTCCCGGCTTTAGAAAGCACAATCCAAGAATTCAGTCAGCGCCTTGGTTTTCAAATTGGATTAAATTACCAAATTCCAGCAAAAAGCCTCTCCCCACATCAATCTATCCATATTATCCAGATAATCCGAGAAGCTTTAAGCAATATTCTCAAACATGCTAATGCAAACTGGTCACAAGTCTCATTAATTGAAAATAACGGATTAATCACCATGACGATAGAAGATAATGGGGAAGGGATTCAGCCTCAGCCAACAAAAAATAACCATTACGGATTGATTATTATGAGAGAGAGAGCTCTGAGCCTAAATGGGAAATATCAAATTTCGCCAAGAGTTCAAGGAGGCACTACTGTTAATGTCGAATTTCCACTGACTGTGGCTTAATTGAATTGGAGTAACTCATTAATGAAAAATGAAAATAAACTAACTGGGCAATCCACCATTTTACTGATTGATGACCACCCGATGCTACGTAACGGAGTTAAACAATTAATTAGTTTAGAACCCACATTAAAAGTAATTGGTGAAGCAGACGATGGAATAACGGGTATTAAAATTGCGGAAGAGCAAGACCCCGATTTAATCCTATTAGATCTCAATATGCCGGGTATGAATGGCTTTGAAGTACTCGATAGTTTACGTAGCCGCGAACTTTCAGGCCGTATTATCTTATTTACAGTATCCAATTACGGTGAAGACTTAATTAA is drawn from Providencia huaxiensis and contains these coding sequences:
- the narX gene encoding nitrate/nitrite two-component system sensor histidine kinase NarX gives rise to the protein MSIAYHRFSIINQVIGLMLLIAVLGIIGMTISNSMIISVQGNAHAINKSGSLRMQSYHLLSLVPLNQYSDVYVSELEKNLLSDELTQVVEIEDLKPQFSEIYQYWVTELKPALNHAVSPNDARLAVVTFVNKLDALVRNIDEKTERKITYVAITQMVFISLVSLLLIFAICHFRKKIYTPWLKLLHMVNAISHQDFSQRFPAGKKQDELNSLGQTLNQMSDELAQSYHQLESRVIEKTADLQNKNKVLLYLYQSNRTLHAIGPLSVRLEKVLSELKSLIPLQNISLRLYEENNDTYFHEIHCPENEEHSLKSPKVTEQLKVISWEISDNLQRYGMILAEIDINQPLSEEQNNLVLMLVKQIAGMLAMEHQLEQQQQLLIMDERSAIARELHDSIAQSLSCLKMQISYLQMQPKTLPTKHQELLNEMRNEINSAYSQLRELLTTFRLKLTEPGLFPALESTIQEFSQRLGFQIGLNYQIPAKSLSPHQSIHIIQIIREALSNILKHANANWSQVSLIENNGLITMTIEDNGEGIQPQPTKNNHYGLIIMRERALSLNGKYQISPRVQGGTTVNVEFPLTVA